In Candidatus Cloacimonadota bacterium, a genomic segment contains:
- a CDS encoding TetR/AcrR family transcriptional regulator, with translation MSRIKREKERRKREMMLAAEKLFANKGFENVKMEEIARESEFTRKTLYSYFKDKDDLYRQVFLNISIQRWNYLVGKMKLAEDGIPRIRAFGMANYEYTIANPEHFKLIVHIDQKGVQPQAHDESFQAQINKARKEIQKLLINAYNYGRNNGSIRTDFDLQRNIVQLSISLRSMLNEVVLGYEKKEFYFDFLELFIKAIKTD, from the coding sequence ATGTCTCGGATCAAGCGGGAGAAGGAAAGAAGAAAGAGGGAAATGATGCTGGCAGCCGAAAAACTTTTTGCCAATAAAGGATTCGAAAACGTGAAAATGGAAGAAATTGCCAGAGAATCTGAATTTACACGCAAAACTTTATATTCCTATTTTAAGGATAAAGATGATCTCTATCGTCAAGTTTTCTTGAACATTTCCATTCAGCGCTGGAATTATCTGGTCGGAAAGATGAAATTGGCTGAAGATGGAATTCCACGTATTCGAGCTTTTGGAATGGCAAATTATGAATATACGATAGCAAATCCAGAACATTTCAAATTGATTGTTCATATAGATCAAAAGGGAGTGCAGCCGCAAGCACATGATGAAAGTTTCCAAGCGCAGATAAATAAAGCCCGTAAAGAGATTCAAAAACTTCTAATAAATGCCTATAATTATGGCAGAAATAACGGCTCAATTAGAACAGATTTTGATCTTCAGCGAAATATTGTTCAACTTAGCATAAGTTTGCGATCTATGCTGAACGAGGTAGTTCTGGGTTATGAAAAAAAGGAGTTTTACTTCGACTTTTTAGAATTGTTTATAAAGGCGATCAAAACGGATTGA
- a CDS encoding flavodoxin family protein, with amino-acid sequence MESTLKILVICQSIHQRNTRKVAEVFSEILKAEVKKPSEIDTSEIRNYDLIGFGSGIYNGYHHPSLFGMIDNLSESNKQKAFIFSTSTIFINKMHQKLRNRLVQKGFEITGEFNCKGRMTYSFTKFCFGGLNKSRPNKKDLGKARKFAENLIK; translated from the coding sequence ATGGAAAGCACTTTAAAAATTCTTGTTATCTGCCAATCAATTCATCAAAGAAATACTCGGAAAGTAGCCGAAGTTTTTTCTGAAATCCTTAAAGCAGAAGTTAAAAAACCATCAGAGATTGATACTTCAGAAATTAGGAATTATGATCTAATAGGTTTTGGATCGGGAATTTATAACGGCTATCATCATCCATCGCTTTTCGGAATGATCGATAATCTTTCAGAATCAAATAAACAAAAGGCTTTCATCTTTTCTACTTCCACTATCTTTATAAATAAAATGCATCAAAAATTAAGGAATAGATTAGTGCAAAAAGGATTTGAGATAACTGGCGAATTTAATTGTAAAGGACGCATGACATACAGTTTTACCAAATTCTGTTTTGGCGGCTTGAATAAAAGTAGGCCAAATAAAAAAGATCTGGGAAAAGCCAGAAAGTTTGCAGAAAATCTAATTAAATAA
- a CDS encoding fumarylacetoacetate hydrolase family protein: protein MKTVKFGKRNITPSKIVCVGRNYVEHIKELSNEIPENMVLFIKPNTSIADQLVSYVWEPIHYEGEICFLIENDEFVAVAFGLDLTKRGLQSKLKGKGLPWERAKAFDGAALFSEFVPIDEIKSNLTVELDVNGETMQSGNVLQMIYKPDQILEEIQSFITLNDGDIVMTGTPNGVGVVEKRGVYEGRILKGKELLVSAKWKAL, encoded by the coding sequence GTGAAAACGGTTAAGTTTGGAAAAAGAAATATAACACCTTCCAAAATAGTATGCGTTGGAAGAAACTACGTAGAGCATATCAAAGAATTGAGCAATGAAATCCCTGAAAACATGGTGCTTTTTATCAAACCGAACACATCTATTGCCGACCAGCTTGTATCTTATGTTTGGGAACCTATCCATTATGAAGGAGAGATCTGCTTCCTGATAGAGAATGATGAATTTGTAGCTGTGGCATTTGGTTTAGATCTTACAAAAAGAGGTTTGCAATCCAAACTGAAAGGAAAAGGTCTTCCCTGGGAACGCGCCAAAGCTTTTGACGGAGCAGCTCTTTTCAGTGAATTCGTTCCTATCGATGAAATAAAATCGAATTTGACAGTGGAACTTGATGTAAATGGTGAAACAATGCAGAGTGGAAATGTCTTGCAGATGATCTATAAACCTGATCAAATTTTGGAGGAAATTCAATCTTTCATTACTTTGAATGACGGAGACATCGTGATGACCGGCACTCCAAATGGCGTGGGAGTTGTAGAAAAAAGAGGAGTTTATGAAGGCAGAATTTTAAAAGGAAAAGAGCTCCTTGTCTCTGCGAAATGGAAAGCACTTTAA
- a CDS encoding class I SAM-dependent methyltransferase, whose product MKNIKKIVLFGIIVYSILRFLNWISYKYLKNKIINRQSWDLNICCGHTDGGGVNADIVKHSDLPNFVLLDDIYNLPFADKQFEQVLCSHTIEHVDHPLKFHEELQRIGRKITYLVPPIWDFTAAFNLFEHKWLFLTCSTEFNAPPKHIKLPFADKLQEKIGQTIKA is encoded by the coding sequence TTGAAAAATATAAAAAAAATCGTTTTATTCGGAATTATCGTTTACTCGATTTTACGTTTTTTAAATTGGATAAGTTACAAATACTTGAAGAACAAGATCATCAACAGACAGAGCTGGGATTTGAATATCTGCTGCGGCCATACTGACGGTGGCGGTGTGAATGCGGATATCGTCAAGCACAGTGATCTGCCGAATTTTGTCTTACTCGATGATATCTATAATCTTCCATTCGCAGATAAACAATTTGAACAAGTTTTGTGTTCTCATACGATCGAACACGTGGACCATCCCCTGAAGTTTCACGAAGAATTACAAAGAATCGGCAGGAAGATTACTTACCTCGTCCCTCCCATCTGGGACTTCACGGCTGCCTTCAATTTATTTGAACACAAATGGCTGTTCCTTACCTGCAGTACAGAATTCAATGCTCCCCCAAAACATATCAAACTTCCTTTTGCCGACAAATTGCAGGAAAAGATCGGGCAGACGATAAAAGCCTGA